Proteins encoded together in one Pseudomonadota bacterium window:
- the pdxH gene encoding pyridoxamine 5'-phosphate oxidase: MTNAADPFSLFDDWFAEARGTEINDSNAMALATADSFGMPSVRMVLLKGHDRQGFVFYTNLGSNKASDLKANAQAALLFHWKSLRRQIRIAGQVSPVDDATADAYFASRSRDSQLGAWASLQSQPLDRRDSFMARYDEYRVRYDGQDVPRPPHWSGFRIAPQRFEFWEDREHRLHHRRVFLPAKEAGSDKWTEGLLYP, encoded by the coding sequence ATGACCAATGCCGCCGACCCTTTTTCCTTGTTCGACGACTGGTTCGCCGAAGCCCGTGGCACCGAAATCAATGACTCCAACGCAATGGCGCTGGCCACCGCGGACAGTTTCGGGATGCCGTCGGTACGTATGGTGTTGCTCAAGGGCCATGACCGGCAGGGTTTTGTCTTCTACACCAATCTCGGCAGCAACAAGGCGAGCGACCTCAAGGCCAATGCGCAGGCGGCACTGCTGTTCCACTGGAAATCGCTGCGGCGCCAGATCCGTATCGCCGGACAGGTCAGCCCGGTCGATGATGCCACCGCCGACGCCTATTTCGCCAGCCGCAGCCGCGATTCCCAGCTGGGCGCATGGGCCTCGCTGCAATCACAGCCACTAGACCGTCGCGACAGCTTCATGGCGCGCTATGACGAGTATCGCGTGCGCTATGACGGGCAGGATGTACCGCGACCGCCGCACTGGTCGGGCTTTCGCATCGCCCCGCAGCGTTTTGAATTCTGGGAAGACCGCGAACACCGGCTGCACCATCGCCGCGTCTTCCTGCCGGCCAAGGAAGCCGGAAGCGATAAATGGACCGAAGGACTGCTCTACCCATGA
- a CDS encoding polymer-forming cytoskeletal protein: MSRGSTFSVIGSDVVITGNVAAKVDLHVDGRVNGDLKCASLVQGESSEIHGAIIAETARLAGLVEGSIDARDLVIESSARITGDIAYENITIEQGGHVEGQFSHKNKAATTPQITARDDSKTTLDLTPDKAA; this comes from the coding sequence ATGAGTCGCGGATCGACCTTTTCCGTTATCGGCTCCGATGTCGTGATTACCGGTAATGTCGCCGCCAAGGTCGACCTGCATGTCGACGGTCGCGTCAATGGCGATCTGAAATGCGCTTCACTGGTACAGGGCGAGAGCAGCGAAATTCACGGTGCCATTATTGCCGAGACCGCACGGCTTGCCGGCTTGGTCGAGGGATCGATCGATGCCCGCGATCTGGTGATCGAGAGCAGCGCCCGCATCACCGGTGATATCGCCTATGAGAATATCACCATTGAGCAGGGTGGCCATGTCGAGGGCCAGTTCAGCCACAAGAACAAGGCAGCGACGACGCCTCAAATCACCGCGCGTGACGACAGCAAGACAACGCTCGACCTGACCCCCGACAAGGCAGCCTGA
- the rsfS gene encoding ribosome silencing factor, with protein MLSLVRQSLDDDQAQDVVAIDLEGKSSIADHMVIASGRSTRQVAAMAQKMVERIKKSGGAARIEGLPNADWVLIDAGDVIVHLFRPEVRSFYNLERMWGFDDTAEGNA; from the coding sequence CTGCTGTCACTGGTCCGTCAGTCACTTGACGATGACCAAGCACAGGACGTGGTGGCCATCGATCTGGAAGGCAAGAGCAGCATTGCCGACCATATGGTCATTGCTTCGGGCCGTTCGACTCGCCAGGTTGCCGCCATGGCGCAGAAAATGGTCGAGCGGATCAAGAAATCCGGTGGTGCTGCCCGGATCGAGGGTCTGCCCAATGCCGACTGGGTGCTGATCGACGCCGGTGACGTCATTGTCCATCTGTTCCGCCCGGAAGTGCGCAGCTTCTATAATCTTGAGCGGATGTGGGGCTTTGACGATACAGCCGAGGGTAACGCCTAA
- a CDS encoding M23 family metallopeptidase, producing the protein MKILRAGSALYARLLQWFPDREFFMRADGQVKFLKVSSRLQITVFLAFVAAILIWLLITIAMAISQYSVSLDRMALNAKEAEVADSESRVKAYRDSVEKVASDLERRQDQLDSLAQRYFPETSANDGDGNAPSKSEAEKTVVKISALIPEASALARVEARQLAFVDRLSSEADRRAAAAESAIRQLGLNPTAIARDNGTAQGGPFLPFLASKKDADNMDPRFIRLGRKLARMDALERGLARIPSSEPADMNFISSGFGYRRDPFSGRAAMHNGLDFKGAYGQPIMAAARGRVIFSGWKGGYGRTVEIDHGNGLVTRYAHLSRLDTTVGSEVLEGAKIGAMGNSGRSTGTHLHFEVRMNGRAINPKPFLEAHNDVLKIQANAQQRTRTDDTDNGDV; encoded by the coding sequence GTGAAAATATTACGTGCGGGCAGTGCGCTTTATGCGCGCTTGCTGCAATGGTTCCCAGATCGCGAATTTTTCATGCGCGCAGACGGTCAGGTGAAATTCCTGAAAGTCTCGTCACGCCTGCAAATCACTGTATTTCTGGCATTTGTTGCGGCCATATTGATCTGGCTGCTGATCACGATCGCCATGGCAATCAGCCAGTATAGCGTTTCTCTCGACCGCATGGCGCTCAACGCCAAGGAAGCCGAGGTCGCCGACTCGGAAAGCCGCGTCAAAGCCTATCGCGACTCGGTCGAGAAAGTCGCCAGCGACCTTGAACGCCGCCAGGATCAGCTCGATTCCCTGGCCCAACGCTATTTTCCCGAAACATCGGCTAATGATGGCGACGGAAACGCCCCCAGCAAAAGCGAGGCGGAAAAAACCGTAGTGAAAATCAGCGCCCTCATTCCCGAGGCCAGCGCTCTTGCCCGTGTCGAGGCGCGTCAGCTTGCCTTTGTCGACCGCCTGTCCAGCGAGGCTGATCGCCGCGCCGCCGCCGCTGAGTCAGCGATCCGGCAGCTCGGCCTCAACCCCACGGCCATCGCCCGCGACAACGGCACCGCACAGGGTGGTCCATTCCTGCCGTTCCTTGCCAGCAAGAAGGACGCGGACAATATGGATCCGCGGTTCATAAGACTGGGCCGCAAGCTGGCACGCATGGATGCGCTTGAGCGTGGCCTGGCCCGCATACCTTCGTCAGAACCGGCGGACATGAATTTCATCAGCAGCGGCTTTGGCTATCGCCGCGACCCGTTCAGCGGCCGCGCGGCCATGCATAACGGCCTTGATTTCAAGGGTGCCTATGGCCAGCCAATCATGGCAGCGGCGCGTGGTCGGGTCATTTTCTCTGGCTGGAAAGGCGGTTATGGCCGCACTGTCGAGATCGATCATGGTAACGGTCTGGTAACCCGTTACGCGCATCTTTCACGGCTTGATACGACAGTCGGCAGCGAAGTTCTTGAGGGGGCAAAAATAGGCGCAATGGGCAATAGCGGTCGTTCGACCGGCACCCATTTGCATTTCGAGGTCCGCATGAATGGCCGGGCCATTAACCCCAAACCCTTTTTGGAAGCGCATAACGATGTTCTCAAAATCCAAGCCAACGCCCAGCAACGCACGCGAACGGACGACACGGACAACGGAGACGTCTAG
- a CDS encoding glutamate-5-semialdehyde dehydrogenase: protein MNSHNAPFPAQDAVTAIARLTHAAQHARRQLATSDSAQRQAALLAAADTLAAARNGILQANADDVAAARAKGLSAAMCDRLALDDARLDAIVMAVRGIADLPDPLDRELDRRTRPNGLVIRRVTVPLGVIGMIYESRPNVTVDAAALCVRAGNAVILRGGSEAQHSNAALHRAMVDGLVSGGLAEAAVQRVADQDRALVGAMLRASEGIDLIIPRGGRSLVERVQQEARVPVLAHLDGICHSYVHAAADPAMAEAIVVNAKMRRTGICGATETLLIDQDFAEPARVIVALIDAGCEVRGDDMAMELDSRVVPAMDDDWGQEFLAPVIAVRFVAGVEEAMAHIARHGSGHSEAIITDDVSVAGQFQSGVDSAIVMVNASTQFADGGEFGLGAEIGIATGRLHARGPVGLEALTTYKWLVEGEGQIRP, encoded by the coding sequence ATGAACAGCCATAATGCCCCTTTCCCGGCGCAGGATGCCGTTACCGCGATCGCAAGGTTGACCCATGCGGCACAGCATGCGCGTCGACAGCTTGCCACCAGTGACTCTGCACAGCGTCAGGCGGCCTTGCTGGCGGCGGCTGATACGCTGGCTGCAGCGCGCAATGGCATATTGCAGGCCAATGCCGATGATGTGGCAGCGGCGCGGGCCAAAGGGTTGAGCGCCGCCATGTGTGACCGCCTTGCGCTCGACGATGCCCGGCTCGATGCCATTGTCATGGCGGTGCGCGGCATTGCCGATCTGCCCGATCCACTCGACCGCGAACTCGACCGGCGCACCCGACCCAATGGACTGGTTATCCGCCGCGTCACCGTGCCGCTCGGGGTGATCGGAATGATCTATGAGAGTCGGCCCAATGTCACGGTCGATGCGGCGGCTCTGTGCGTGCGGGCCGGCAATGCGGTGATTCTGCGCGGCGGCAGCGAGGCACAGCACAGCAATGCCGCGTTGCACCGGGCAATGGTCGACGGGCTGGTGTCCGGTGGACTGGCTGAAGCGGCGGTGCAGCGGGTGGCGGATCAGGACCGGGCGCTGGTGGGCGCAATGCTGCGCGCCAGTGAGGGCATTGACCTGATCATTCCACGCGGCGGGCGTTCGCTGGTTGAGCGGGTGCAGCAGGAGGCAAGGGTGCCGGTGCTGGCGCATCTCGATGGCATTTGTCACAGCTATGTTCATGCCGCTGCCGATCCAGCTATGGCTGAAGCCATTGTCGTCAATGCCAAGATGCGGCGCACCGGGATTTGCGGTGCCACTGAGACACTGCTGATCGATCAGGATTTTGCCGAACCGGCACGCGTGATCGTGGCATTGATCGACGCCGGATGCGAGGTGCGCGGCGATGATATGGCGATGGAGCTGGACAGCCGGGTGGTGCCAGCCATGGATGACGATTGGGGGCAGGAATTTCTCGCCCCGGTCATCGCGGTGCGCTTTGTCGCCGGTGTCGAGGAAGCCATGGCGCATATTGCGCGGCATGGGTCGGGTCATAGCGAAGCGATCATAACGGACGATGTCTCCGTAGCCGGACAGTTCCAGTCAGGGGTCGACAGCGCCATTGTCATGGTTAACGCCTCGACCCAATTTGCCGATGGCGGCGAATTCGGGCTTGGTGCCGAAATCGGCATCGCCACCGGTCGACTGCATGCGCGCGGCCCGGTGGGGCTGGAGGCACTGACGACCTATAAATGGCTGGTCGAGGGTGAGGGCCAGATCCGCCCATGA
- a CDS encoding serine hydrolase, translating into MKVTLSMRFSTRILSLGLLSTALAGGALMLASAAPTPVSAPSAEASNSDGPIAVYRDGAQISADGLRRVVEPMFEAEDYHETRAVIVMQDGEIIAERYAPGYDRETRFISWSMAKTVTSVLIGILVSDGRLALDEPAPVPEWQRPGDPRGAITLRQLLHMSSGLDHTEAGDPPYESDEVRSLFLDGAQDAAGYAKAKTLEAKPGEQFEYSTNTSIILADIITRELTDSDDPDTRQKAMSEFIKGRLTEPLGLTSMFPEYDASGTMLGGSLIHATARDWVKFGEFLRNQGAVDGNQVLPKSWVRFMLTSSELDPAYGGHIWLNRKRTGGRNPVLFPDNGPDNVFAMLGHLGQQVVVSPNKRVTMIRLGKTQDDVGQPIHAKMGEILAAL; encoded by the coding sequence ATGAAAGTCACCCTGTCAATGCGTTTCTCTACCCGCATATTGTCGCTCGGCCTGTTGTCCACCGCATTGGCGGGAGGCGCGCTGATGCTGGCCTCTGCCGCGCCCACACCGGTTTCCGCGCCGAGTGCCGAAGCCAGCAACAGTGATGGCCCGATTGCGGTCTATCGCGATGGCGCACAGATCAGTGCCGATGGCCTGCGCCGCGTTGTCGAGCCGATGTTCGAGGCGGAAGACTATCACGAAACCCGCGCCGTGATTGTCATGCAGGATGGTGAGATTATCGCCGAGCGCTATGCCCCTGGTTATGACCGTGAGACGCGCTTTATCAGTTGGTCGATGGCCAAAACGGTGACCTCTGTGCTGATCGGGATATTGGTGTCGGATGGCCGGCTGGCGCTCGATGAACCGGCACCGGTGCCCGAATGGCAACGTCCGGGCGATCCGCGCGGCGCGATCACACTGCGCCAGCTGCTGCACATGTCCTCCGGTCTCGATCATACAGAGGCGGGCGATCCGCCCTATGAATCGGACGAGGTGCGTTCGCTGTTCCTCGATGGCGCGCAGGATGCCGCAGGCTATGCCAAGGCCAAGACGCTCGAGGCGAAGCCGGGCGAACAGTTCGAATACAGCACCAACACCTCGATCATCCTCGCCGACATCATCACCCGCGAGCTGACCGACAGTGATGATCCCGATACCCGGCAAAAGGCGATGTCCGAATTTATCAAGGGCCGACTGACCGAGCCGCTGGGCCTGACCAGCATGTTCCCCGAATATGATGCCTCGGGCACCATGCTGGGCGGCAGCCTGATCCACGCCACGGCGAGGGACTGGGTCAAATTCGGCGAGTTTCTGCGCAACCAGGGTGCGGTCGACGGCAACCAGGTCCTGCCTAAAAGCTGGGTCCGCTTCATGCTGACCTCGTCGGAGCTCGATCCGGCCTATGGCGGCCATATCTGGCTTAACAGGAAGCGGACCGGCGGGCGCAATCCGGTGCTTTTCCCGGATAACGGTCCGGACAATGTCTTCGCCATGCTCGGCCATCTGGGGCAACAGGTGGTGGTCTCGCCCAACAAGCGGGTGACCATGATACGCCTCGGCAAGACCCAGGATGATGTCGGCCAGCCGATCCACGCCAAGATGGGTGAGATACTGGCCGCGCTCTGA
- a CDS encoding nicotinate-nucleotide adenylyltransferase: MTSRSFRSSGRKPVGLMGGSFNPAHGGHRSITLFAIKALRLNECWWLVSPGNPLKADATDMAPLYARLASAQELSRNAPIKATAIERTMQTRYTIDTLRVLVNRYPRHQFIWIMGADNLVNFDQWRQWREIARLMPIAVIARPGYTQGAVASKAMAWLGRFVRPRDQSVHWTKWSTPALVILRYRSDPRSATNIRRSTPHWHSSYAGRIVRDDVTRELL; encoded by the coding sequence ATGACAAGCAGATCGTTTCGCAGCAGCGGGCGCAAGCCCGTCGGCCTTATGGGCGGGTCGTTCAACCCGGCGCATGGCGGCCATCGCAGCATCACCCTGTTTGCCATCAAGGCATTGCGGCTGAACGAATGCTGGTGGCTGGTCTCACCCGGCAATCCGCTGAAGGCTGACGCAACCGACATGGCCCCGCTTTATGCAAGGCTGGCCTCGGCGCAGGAACTGTCACGCAACGCACCGATCAAGGCCACCGCCATCGAACGGACAATGCAGACACGCTATACCATTGATACATTACGGGTGCTGGTGAACCGCTATCCGCGCCATCAGTTCATCTGGATCATGGGTGCTGACAATCTGGTAAATTTTGATCAATGGCGCCAATGGCGTGAAATTGCACGATTAATGCCGATTGCGGTCATCGCCAGACCGGGTTATACACAAGGGGCTGTTGCTTCGAAGGCAATGGCTTGGCTCGGGCGTTTTGTCCGACCCCGGGACCAGAGTGTGCATTGGACAAAGTGGAGCACGCCAGCGCTTGTGATACTGCGCTATCGTTCCGATCCGCGTTCGGCGACCAATATTCGCCGGAGCACCCCCCATTGGCACAGCAGCTATGCTGGACGCATCGTCCGTGACGATGTGACCCGTGAACTGCTGTGA
- a CDS encoding DnaJ C-terminal domain-containing protein encodes MADPYKILGVARGASEKEIKSAYRKLAKELHPDRNKDNPKAAERFSEVTQAYDLLTDSDKRARFDRGEIDIEGNPTAPFGFGGGGPSTYRTRSQSSGGDFGGFGNDGIDFADIFDGLFGGGGSSRPTSGFSGRQPPSKGANVGYNLMVDFIGAATLASQTVTLSDGKTVSIKLPVGVETGSKIRLGGKGQPGAAGPGDAIVTITIGKHPHFRRDGDDVLLDLPISLTEAVKGGKIKIPTVDGPVMMTVMPGSTGGQVMRLKGKGFHRKSGGRGDQMVTLRIAIPEDDAALKAFVDGWDSRHDPRAHFGM; translated from the coding sequence ATGGCTGATCCCTATAAGATATTGGGTGTCGCGCGCGGCGCGAGCGAGAAAGAGATCAAGAGTGCCTATCGCAAGCTGGCGAAGGAGCTGCACCCGGACCGCAACAAGGACAATCCCAAGGCGGCCGAACGCTTCTCCGAAGTGACTCAGGCCTATGACCTGCTGACTGACAGCGACAAGCGCGCCCGTTTCGACCGGGGCGAGATCGATATTGAGGGCAATCCGACCGCGCCCTTCGGTTTTGGCGGCGGCGGGCCAAGCACCTATCGCACCCGCTCGCAATCCTCGGGCGGCGATTTTGGCGGTTTCGGCAATGATGGCATCGATTTTGCCGATATTTTTGACGGCCTGTTCGGCGGTGGCGGTTCGTCGCGCCCGACCAGCGGCTTTTCCGGTCGCCAGCCGCCGAGCAAGGGCGCCAATGTCGGCTATAATCTGATGGTCGACTTTATCGGCGCTGCCACGCTGGCATCCCAGACGGTGACTTTGTCGGACGGCAAGACGGTATCGATCAAGCTGCCCGTCGGGGTAGAGACCGGCAGCAAGATACGCCTTGGCGGCAAGGGGCAGCCCGGTGCCGCAGGGCCGGGCGATGCGATCGTCACCATCACCATCGGCAAGCACCCGCATTTCCGCCGCGATGGCGATGATGTACTGCTCGACCTTCCGATCAGCCTGACCGAGGCGGTAAAGGGCGGCAAGATCAAAATCCCCACGGTTGATGGCCCGGTGATGATGACGGTGATGCCCGGAAGCACTGGCGGCCAGGTGATGCGCCTCAAGGGCAAGGGCTTTCACCGCAAGTCCGGCGGGCGCGGCGACCAGATGGTGACGTTGCGGATCGCCATTCCCGAAGATGACGCCGCATTAAAGGCCTTTGTCGATGGCTGGGACAGCCGCCACGATCCACGCGCGCATTTCGGCATGTGA
- a CDS encoding peptidoglycan DD-metalloendopeptidase family protein, with product MTARYLLAIALTATGFAAASWSAIAQNAVLPGQSVAETRQAMEAAEAQAKAALERAEALQDRADKAVRKADRAKADIQVMAARVQESEARIAAAEARIAIIDRLKQAQERRLARRQEPVIRLTAALQQLSRRPTALALVKPGSLEETVRVRALMASIRPQVDALSQELRDDIARSRLLREQAEEAAALLRDARQRLEDRRLALARLETRARLESRELTGGAQLEEDRAIALAENARDLDELIDRITVSGSLREQLAALDGPRLRPDRPELSTVVTGANRAARRSTRPAYVVPVIGALITGFGEVSDSGVTARGITIRAGDAAQIVAPASSRVAYAGNYRGFGKIIILEHDGGWTTLITGLGKVDAAVGDDIAQGTPIGRAPAGEGGDIIIELRRNGQPVDVATLIAAQ from the coding sequence ATGACGGCGCGTTATCTCCTTGCCATTGCCTTGACCGCCACCGGCTTTGCGGCTGCAAGCTGGTCAGCCATTGCACAAAATGCAGTGCTGCCGGGCCAGAGCGTTGCCGAAACGCGTCAGGCGATGGAGGCTGCCGAGGCTCAGGCAAAAGCCGCACTGGAGCGTGCCGAAGCATTACAGGATCGGGCCGACAAGGCGGTACGTAAAGCCGACAGGGCCAAGGCCGATATCCAGGTCATGGCCGCGCGGGTACAGGAATCCGAGGCACGTATCGCTGCGGCTGAGGCACGGATCGCCATTATCGACCGGCTGAAACAGGCGCAGGAACGGCGTCTCGCCCGGCGGCAGGAGCCGGTGATCCGGCTGACCGCGGCGCTGCAACAGCTCAGTCGTCGACCGACCGCGCTGGCATTGGTCAAGCCGGGCTCGCTGGAAGAGACGGTAAGGGTGCGGGCGCTGATGGCTTCGATCCGGCCGCAGGTCGATGCGCTGTCACAGGAGCTGCGCGATGATATTGCCCGCAGCCGGTTGTTGCGCGAGCAGGCCGAAGAGGCGGCGGCATTGCTGCGCGACGCGCGGCAACGGCTGGAGGACAGGCGCCTGGCGCTGGCACGACTGGAAACCCGGGCACGGCTGGAATCGCGCGAGCTGACCGGCGGGGCCCAGCTCGAGGAAGATCGCGCCATCGCGCTGGCGGAAAATGCCCGCGACCTCGACGAACTGATCGACCGGATCACTGTCAGCGGCAGCCTGCGAGAGCAGCTGGCGGCGCTTGACGGACCGCGCTTGCGCCCCGATCGCCCGGAACTGTCGACCGTCGTCACTGGTGCCAACCGGGCCGCGCGCCGTTCGACACGTCCGGCCTATGTGGTGCCCGTTATCGGCGCACTGATCACCGGCTTTGGTGAAGTTTCCGACAGCGGGGTGACCGCACGGGGCATCACCATCCGCGCTGGCGATGCAGCGCAGATTGTCGCACCGGCCAGTAGCCGGGTGGCCTATGCCGGCAACTATCGCGGCTTCGGCAAGATCATCATCCTCGAACATGATGGCGGCTGGACGACGCTGATCACCGGACTGGGCAAGGTCGATGCTGCGGTCGGCGACGATATTGCCCAGGGCACACCAATTGGTCGTGCGCCGGCGGGTGAGGGTGGCGATATCATCATCGAATTGCGACGCAATGGCCAGCCGGTCGATGTGGCAACGCTGATCGCGGCGCAATAG
- a CDS encoding PhzF family phenazine biosynthesis protein, which yields MTLPYAHIDAFADRPFTGNQAAVMPLETWLPYETLLAIAEENNFAETAYFLPDTTGEADYELRWFTPTSEVDLCGHATLASGHYVLSQDAERDSVTFRTRKAGILKVSRGEAGYDMALPATFVEAYEHPELSTALGTGDAPVFKAVRGVEKTTIILMDNADAVRNVSVDMAALIDIPVMAIVTAPGDAQSGTDVISRVFVPAWGVPEDSVTGSAHCALATFWSERLGRDSFSAYQASQRGGIVQCRHDGDEAVLTGQCFTVVEGQFHLRD from the coding sequence ATGACCCTGCCCTATGCCCATATCGACGCCTTTGCCGACCGCCCGTTCACCGGCAATCAGGCGGCGGTGATGCCTCTGGAGACATGGCTGCCCTATGAGACTCTGCTCGCCATCGCCGAGGAAAACAATTTCGCCGAAACCGCCTATTTCCTGCCCGACACTACAGGCGAGGCGGATTATGAGCTGCGCTGGTTTACCCCCACCAGCGAGGTCGATCTGTGCGGCCATGCGACGCTGGCCTCGGGCCATTATGTGTTGAGCCAGGATGCAGAGCGCGACAGTGTCACCTTTCGCACCCGCAAGGCAGGCATATTGAAAGTATCACGCGGCGAGGCAGGCTATGACATGGCCCTGCCCGCCACCTTTGTCGAAGCCTATGAGCATCCCGAGCTCAGCACTGCGCTGGGCACCGGCGATGCCCCGGTTTTCAAGGCAGTGCGCGGCGTGGAAAAGACCACGATCATCCTGATGGACAATGCCGATGCGGTGCGCAATGTCTCGGTCGACATGGCAGCGCTGATCGATATTCCGGTGATGGCCATCGTCACCGCGCCGGGGGATGCGCAAAGCGGCACCGATGTCATCAGCCGCGTCTTCGTCCCCGCCTGGGGCGTGCCCGAGGACAGCGTCACCGGCTCGGCGCATTGCGCCCTTGCGACCTTTTGGTCCGAACGCCTGGGCCGCGACAGCTTCAGCGCCTATCAGGCAAGCCAGCGCGGCGGCATCGTCCAATGCCGCCATGATGGCGATGAAGCAGTGCTGACAGGCCAATGCTTTACCGTGGTGGAGGGGCAATTCCACCTGCGAGATTAA
- a CDS encoding 23S rRNA (pseudouridine(1915)-N(3))-methyltransferase RlmH, which yields MKLHIIARGKIGRSAEAELVSRYMERLSWPWQVTELPDRLPNIRSGAMAKLPTITPCRSILLDEKGKNLSSVAFSGILGRWRDDGVRETRLFIGGADGFGDDDRNSADLLLSFGNATWPHMMARAMLAEQLWRATSILAGHPYHREG from the coding sequence ATGAAGCTGCATATCATCGCCCGGGGCAAGATCGGCCGCAGTGCCGAAGCGGAACTGGTGAGCCGCTATATGGAACGCCTGTCATGGCCATGGCAGGTGACCGAACTGCCCGACCGCCTCCCCAATATAAGAAGTGGGGCCATGGCCAAACTTCCTACAATCACGCCATGCCGCAGCATATTGCTCGATGAAAAGGGCAAGAACCTCTCCTCCGTCGCCTTTTCCGGGATATTGGGGCGCTGGCGCGATGATGGCGTACGTGAGACGCGACTATTCATCGGTGGTGCCGATGGCTTTGGCGATGATGATCGCAACAGCGCGGATCTGCTGCTCTCCTTCGGCAACGCAACCTGGCCGCATATGATGGCGCGGGCCATGCTGGCTGAACAGCTATGGCGGGCGACCAGCATATTGGCCGGTCATCCCTATCATCGCGAGGGCTAG